From Halichoerus grypus chromosome 6, mHalGry1.hap1.1, whole genome shotgun sequence, one genomic window encodes:
- the TRAF7 gene encoding E3 ubiquitin-protein ligase TRAF7 isoform X2 encodes MSSGKNARYNRFSGGPTNLPTPDVAAGTRMETTFGPAFSAVTTITKADGTSTYKQHRRTPSSSSTLAYSPRDEEDSMPPISTPRRSDSAISVRSLHSESSMSLRSTFSLPEEEEEPEPLVFAEQPSVKLCCQLCCSVFKDPVITTCGHTFCRRCALKSEKCPVDHAKLTVVVNNIAVAEQIGELFIHCRHGCRVAGGGKPPVFEVDPRGCPFTIKLSARKDHESSCDYRPVRCPNNPSCPPLLKMNLEAHLKECEHIKCPHSKCTFIGNQDTYETHLETCRFEGLKEFLQQTDDRFHEMHVALAQKDQEIAFLRSMLGKLSEKIDQLEKSLELKFDVLDENQSKLSEDLMEFRRDASMLNDELSHINARLNMGILGSYDPQQIFKCKGTFVGHQGPVWCLCVYSMGDLLFSGSSDKTIKVWDTCTTYKCQKTLEGHDGIVLALCIQGCKLYSGSADCTIIVWDIQNLQKVNTIRAHDNPVCTLVSSHNMLFSGSLKAIKVWDIVGTELKLKKELTGLNHWVRALVAAQSYLYSGSYQTIKIWDIRTLDCIHVLQTSGGSVYSIAVTNHHIVCGTYENLIHVWDIESKEQVRTLTGHVGTVYALAVISTPDQTKVFSASYDRSLRVWSMDNMICTQTLLRHQGSVTALAVSRGRLFSGAVDSTVKVWTC; translated from the exons ATGAGCTCGGGCAAGAACGCCCGCTACAACCGCTTCTCCGGGGGGCCTACCAACCTTCCCACCCCAGACGTCGCAGCTGGG ACCAGAATGGAAACGACCTTTGGGCCTGCTTTTTCGGCTGTCACCACCATCACAAAAG CTGATGGGACCAGCACGTACAAACAGCACCGCAGGACGCCGTCCTCCTCCAGCACCCTCGCCTACTCACCGCGGGATGAGGAGGACAGCATG CCCCCCATCAGCACGCCACGCCGCTCCGATTCGGCCATCTCCGTCCGCTCCTTGCACTCGGAGTCCAGCATGTCCCTGCGCTCCACGTTCTCGCtgcctgaggaggaggaggaaccg GAGCCGCTGGTGTTTGCCGAGCAGCCCTCGGTGAAGCTGTGCTGTCAGCTTTGCTGCAGTGTGTTCAAGGACCCCGTGATCACCACGTGTGGG CACACGTTCTGTCGGAGATGCGCCCTAAAGTCAG AGAAGTGCCCCGTGGACCACGCCAAGCTGACGGTGGTGGTGAACAACATTGCGGTGGCTGAGCAGATCGGGGAGCTCTTCATCCACTGCAGGCACGGCTGCCGGGTAGCAGGGGGCGGGAAGCCCCCCGTCTTTGAGGTGGACCCCCGAGGGTGCCCGTTCACCATCAAGCTCAGCGCTCGCAA ggACCACGAGAGCAGCTGTGACTACAGGCCTGTACGATGTCCTAACAACCCCAGCTGCCCACCCCTCCTCAAGATGAACCTGGAGGCCCACCTGAAGGAGTGCGAGCACATCAAGTGTCCCCACTCCAA GTGCACCTTCATCGGGAACCAGGACACCTATGAGACGCACCTGGAGACGTGCCGCTTTGAGGGCCTGAAGGAGTTCCTGCAGCAGACAGACGACCGCTTCCACGAGATGCACGTGGCGCTGGCCCAGAAGGACCAGGAGATCGCCTTCCTGCGCTCCATGCTGGGCAAGCTCTCAGAGAAGATTGACCAGCTGGAGAAGAGCCTGGAGCTCAAGTTCG ATGTCCTAGACGAAAACCAGAGCAAGCTCAGCGAGGACCTCATGGAGTTCCGGAGGGATGCGTCCATGTTGAAC GATGAGCTGTCCCACATCAACGCGCGGCTGAACATGGGCATCCTAGGAT CCTACGATCCGCAGCAGATCTTCAAGTGCAAAGGAACCTTCGTGGGCCACCAGGGCCCGGTCTGGTGTCTCTGTGTCTACTCCATGGGGGACCTGCTCTTCAGCGGCTCCTCTGACAAGACCATCAAG GTGTGGGACACATGCACCACCTACAAGTGTCAGAAGACGCTGGAGGGCCATGACGGCATCGTGCTGGCGCTGTGCATCCAAGG gTGCAAGCTGTACAGTGGCTCGGCGGACTGTACCATCATC GTGTGGGACATCCAGAACCTGCAGAAGGTGAACACGATCCGGGCCCACGACAACCCGGTGTGCACGCTGGTCTCCTCACACAACATGCTCTTCAGCGGGTCCCTGAAGGCCATCAAG GTCTGGGACATCGTGGGCACTGAACTGAAGCTGAAGAAGGAGCTCACAGGTCTCAACCACTGGGTCCGGGCCCTGGTGGCCGCCCAGAGCTACCTGTACAGCGGCTCCTACCAGACAATCAAG ATCTGGGACATCCGGACCCTCGACTGCATCCATGTCCTGCAGACGTCTGGCGGCAGCGTCTACTCTATTGCTGTGACGAATCACCACATCGTCTGTGGCACCTACGAGAACCTCATCCAC GTGTGGGACATTGAGTCCAAGGAGCAGGTGCGGACCCTGACGGGCCACGTTGGCACCGTGTATGCCCTGGCAGTCATCTCAACGCCAGACCAGACCAAAGTCTTCAGCGCGTCCTACGACCGGTCTCTCAGG GTCTGGAGTATGGACAACATGATCTGCACGCAGACGCTGCTGCGTCACCAGGGCAGTGTGACTGCGCTGGCTGTGTCCCGGGGCCGGCTCTTCTCAGGCGCTGTGGACAGCACTGTGAAG GTTTGGACGTGCTAA
- the TRAF7 gene encoding E3 ubiquitin-protein ligase TRAF7 isoform X3, with product MSLRSTFSLPEEEEEPEPLVFAEQPSVKLCCQLCCSVFKDPVITTCGHTFCRRCALKSEKCPVDHAKLTVVVNNIAVAEQIGELFIHCRHGCRVAGGGKPPVFEVDPRGCPFTIKLSARKDHESSCDYRPVRCPNNPSCPPLLKMNLEAHLKECEHIKCPHSKYGCTFIGNQDTYETHLETCRFEGLKEFLQQTDDRFHEMHVALAQKDQEIAFLRSMLGKLSEKIDQLEKSLELKFDVLDENQSKLSEDLMEFRRDASMLNDELSHINARLNMGILGSYDPQQIFKCKGTFVGHQGPVWCLCVYSMGDLLFSGSSDKTIKVWDTCTTYKCQKTLEGHDGIVLALCIQGCKLYSGSADCTIIVWDIQNLQKVNTIRAHDNPVCTLVSSHNMLFSGSLKAIKVWDIVGTELKLKKELTGLNHWVRALVAAQSYLYSGSYQTIKIWDIRTLDCIHVLQTSGGSVYSIAVTNHHIVCGTYENLIHVWDIESKEQVRTLTGHVGTVYALAVISTPDQTKVFSASYDRSLRVWSMDNMICTQTLLRHQGSVTALAVSRGRLFSGAVDSTVKVWTC from the exons ATGTCCCTGCGCTCCACGTTCTCGCtgcctgaggaggaggaggaaccg GAGCCGCTGGTGTTTGCCGAGCAGCCCTCGGTGAAGCTGTGCTGTCAGCTTTGCTGCAGTGTGTTCAAGGACCCCGTGATCACCACGTGTGGG CACACGTTCTGTCGGAGATGCGCCCTAAAGTCAG AGAAGTGCCCCGTGGACCACGCCAAGCTGACGGTGGTGGTGAACAACATTGCGGTGGCTGAGCAGATCGGGGAGCTCTTCATCCACTGCAGGCACGGCTGCCGGGTAGCAGGGGGCGGGAAGCCCCCCGTCTTTGAGGTGGACCCCCGAGGGTGCCCGTTCACCATCAAGCTCAGCGCTCGCAA ggACCACGAGAGCAGCTGTGACTACAGGCCTGTACGATGTCCTAACAACCCCAGCTGCCCACCCCTCCTCAAGATGAACCTGGAGGCCCACCTGAAGGAGTGCGAGCACATCAAGTGTCCCCACTCCAAGTACGG GTGCACCTTCATCGGGAACCAGGACACCTATGAGACGCACCTGGAGACGTGCCGCTTTGAGGGCCTGAAGGAGTTCCTGCAGCAGACAGACGACCGCTTCCACGAGATGCACGTGGCGCTGGCCCAGAAGGACCAGGAGATCGCCTTCCTGCGCTCCATGCTGGGCAAGCTCTCAGAGAAGATTGACCAGCTGGAGAAGAGCCTGGAGCTCAAGTTCG ATGTCCTAGACGAAAACCAGAGCAAGCTCAGCGAGGACCTCATGGAGTTCCGGAGGGATGCGTCCATGTTGAAC GATGAGCTGTCCCACATCAACGCGCGGCTGAACATGGGCATCCTAGGAT CCTACGATCCGCAGCAGATCTTCAAGTGCAAAGGAACCTTCGTGGGCCACCAGGGCCCGGTCTGGTGTCTCTGTGTCTACTCCATGGGGGACCTGCTCTTCAGCGGCTCCTCTGACAAGACCATCAAG GTGTGGGACACATGCACCACCTACAAGTGTCAGAAGACGCTGGAGGGCCATGACGGCATCGTGCTGGCGCTGTGCATCCAAGG gTGCAAGCTGTACAGTGGCTCGGCGGACTGTACCATCATC GTGTGGGACATCCAGAACCTGCAGAAGGTGAACACGATCCGGGCCCACGACAACCCGGTGTGCACGCTGGTCTCCTCACACAACATGCTCTTCAGCGGGTCCCTGAAGGCCATCAAG GTCTGGGACATCGTGGGCACTGAACTGAAGCTGAAGAAGGAGCTCACAGGTCTCAACCACTGGGTCCGGGCCCTGGTGGCCGCCCAGAGCTACCTGTACAGCGGCTCCTACCAGACAATCAAG ATCTGGGACATCCGGACCCTCGACTGCATCCATGTCCTGCAGACGTCTGGCGGCAGCGTCTACTCTATTGCTGTGACGAATCACCACATCGTCTGTGGCACCTACGAGAACCTCATCCAC GTGTGGGACATTGAGTCCAAGGAGCAGGTGCGGACCCTGACGGGCCACGTTGGCACCGTGTATGCCCTGGCAGTCATCTCAACGCCAGACCAGACCAAAGTCTTCAGCGCGTCCTACGACCGGTCTCTCAGG GTCTGGAGTATGGACAACATGATCTGCACGCAGACGCTGCTGCGTCACCAGGGCAGTGTGACTGCGCTGGCTGTGTCCCGGGGCCGGCTCTTCTCAGGCGCTGTGGACAGCACTGTGAAG GTTTGGACGTGCTAA
- the TRAF7 gene encoding E3 ubiquitin-protein ligase TRAF7 isoform X1 translates to MSSGKNARYNRFSGGPTNLPTPDVAAGTRMETTFGPAFSAVTTITKADGTSTYKQHRRTPSSSSTLAYSPRDEEDSMPPISTPRRSDSAISVRSLHSESSMSLRSTFSLPEEEEEPEPLVFAEQPSVKLCCQLCCSVFKDPVITTCGHTFCRRCALKSEKCPVDHAKLTVVVNNIAVAEQIGELFIHCRHGCRVAGGGKPPVFEVDPRGCPFTIKLSARKDHESSCDYRPVRCPNNPSCPPLLKMNLEAHLKECEHIKCPHSKYGCTFIGNQDTYETHLETCRFEGLKEFLQQTDDRFHEMHVALAQKDQEIAFLRSMLGKLSEKIDQLEKSLELKFDVLDENQSKLSEDLMEFRRDASMLNDELSHINARLNMGILGSYDPQQIFKCKGTFVGHQGPVWCLCVYSMGDLLFSGSSDKTIKVWDTCTTYKCQKTLEGHDGIVLALCIQGCKLYSGSADCTIIVWDIQNLQKVNTIRAHDNPVCTLVSSHNMLFSGSLKAIKVWDIVGTELKLKKELTGLNHWVRALVAAQSYLYSGSYQTIKIWDIRTLDCIHVLQTSGGSVYSIAVTNHHIVCGTYENLIHVWDIESKEQVRTLTGHVGTVYALAVISTPDQTKVFSASYDRSLRVWSMDNMICTQTLLRHQGSVTALAVSRGRLFSGAVDSTVKVWTC, encoded by the exons ATGAGCTCGGGCAAGAACGCCCGCTACAACCGCTTCTCCGGGGGGCCTACCAACCTTCCCACCCCAGACGTCGCAGCTGGG ACCAGAATGGAAACGACCTTTGGGCCTGCTTTTTCGGCTGTCACCACCATCACAAAAG CTGATGGGACCAGCACGTACAAACAGCACCGCAGGACGCCGTCCTCCTCCAGCACCCTCGCCTACTCACCGCGGGATGAGGAGGACAGCATG CCCCCCATCAGCACGCCACGCCGCTCCGATTCGGCCATCTCCGTCCGCTCCTTGCACTCGGAGTCCAGCATGTCCCTGCGCTCCACGTTCTCGCtgcctgaggaggaggaggaaccg GAGCCGCTGGTGTTTGCCGAGCAGCCCTCGGTGAAGCTGTGCTGTCAGCTTTGCTGCAGTGTGTTCAAGGACCCCGTGATCACCACGTGTGGG CACACGTTCTGTCGGAGATGCGCCCTAAAGTCAG AGAAGTGCCCCGTGGACCACGCCAAGCTGACGGTGGTGGTGAACAACATTGCGGTGGCTGAGCAGATCGGGGAGCTCTTCATCCACTGCAGGCACGGCTGCCGGGTAGCAGGGGGCGGGAAGCCCCCCGTCTTTGAGGTGGACCCCCGAGGGTGCCCGTTCACCATCAAGCTCAGCGCTCGCAA ggACCACGAGAGCAGCTGTGACTACAGGCCTGTACGATGTCCTAACAACCCCAGCTGCCCACCCCTCCTCAAGATGAACCTGGAGGCCCACCTGAAGGAGTGCGAGCACATCAAGTGTCCCCACTCCAAGTACGG GTGCACCTTCATCGGGAACCAGGACACCTATGAGACGCACCTGGAGACGTGCCGCTTTGAGGGCCTGAAGGAGTTCCTGCAGCAGACAGACGACCGCTTCCACGAGATGCACGTGGCGCTGGCCCAGAAGGACCAGGAGATCGCCTTCCTGCGCTCCATGCTGGGCAAGCTCTCAGAGAAGATTGACCAGCTGGAGAAGAGCCTGGAGCTCAAGTTCG ATGTCCTAGACGAAAACCAGAGCAAGCTCAGCGAGGACCTCATGGAGTTCCGGAGGGATGCGTCCATGTTGAAC GATGAGCTGTCCCACATCAACGCGCGGCTGAACATGGGCATCCTAGGAT CCTACGATCCGCAGCAGATCTTCAAGTGCAAAGGAACCTTCGTGGGCCACCAGGGCCCGGTCTGGTGTCTCTGTGTCTACTCCATGGGGGACCTGCTCTTCAGCGGCTCCTCTGACAAGACCATCAAG GTGTGGGACACATGCACCACCTACAAGTGTCAGAAGACGCTGGAGGGCCATGACGGCATCGTGCTGGCGCTGTGCATCCAAGG gTGCAAGCTGTACAGTGGCTCGGCGGACTGTACCATCATC GTGTGGGACATCCAGAACCTGCAGAAGGTGAACACGATCCGGGCCCACGACAACCCGGTGTGCACGCTGGTCTCCTCACACAACATGCTCTTCAGCGGGTCCCTGAAGGCCATCAAG GTCTGGGACATCGTGGGCACTGAACTGAAGCTGAAGAAGGAGCTCACAGGTCTCAACCACTGGGTCCGGGCCCTGGTGGCCGCCCAGAGCTACCTGTACAGCGGCTCCTACCAGACAATCAAG ATCTGGGACATCCGGACCCTCGACTGCATCCATGTCCTGCAGACGTCTGGCGGCAGCGTCTACTCTATTGCTGTGACGAATCACCACATCGTCTGTGGCACCTACGAGAACCTCATCCAC GTGTGGGACATTGAGTCCAAGGAGCAGGTGCGGACCCTGACGGGCCACGTTGGCACCGTGTATGCCCTGGCAGTCATCTCAACGCCAGACCAGACCAAAGTCTTCAGCGCGTCCTACGACCGGTCTCTCAGG GTCTGGAGTATGGACAACATGATCTGCACGCAGACGCTGCTGCGTCACCAGGGCAGTGTGACTGCGCTGGCTGTGTCCCGGGGCCGGCTCTTCTCAGGCGCTGTGGACAGCACTGTGAAG GTTTGGACGTGCTAA